In Alicyclobacillus macrosporangiidus CPP55, a single window of DNA contains:
- a CDS encoding TRAP transporter small permease: MDRLQQAMRWLDRMVEWLGAYLMLIMVVIVFWQVFSRYVLHHTPAWSEEMVLTVMQWFGFISIAAGFRRQMHLRITFIVDRFPKWMQWGIDKAIDLLVILYGLVLTVEGYRFTLLTWSSHLPVTGLPNGLQYLVIPAAGALTMLYGLMHLLSREGKVR; this comes from the coding sequence ATGGACCGGCTGCAGCAGGCCATGCGGTGGCTGGACCGCATGGTCGAATGGTTAGGAGCCTATTTGATGCTCATCATGGTCGTCATCGTGTTCTGGCAGGTCTTCAGCCGCTATGTATTGCACCACACGCCAGCGTGGTCCGAAGAAATGGTTCTGACCGTGATGCAGTGGTTTGGCTTCATCAGCATCGCGGCTGGGTTCCGGCGACAGATGCACCTGCGGATCACGTTCATCGTGGACCGCTTTCCGAAATGGATGCAGTGGGGGATTGACAAGGCCATCGACCTGTTGGTCATTCTGTATGGATTGGTCCTGACGGTAGAGGGATATCGATTCACCTTGCTCACGTGGTCCTCTCACCTGCCGGTCACCGGTCTGCCCAACGGGCTGCAATACCTGGTCATCCCGGCCGCCGGTGCGCTGACCATGCTCTATGGGCTCATGCACTTGCTCAGCCGTGAAGGGAAGGTGAGATGA
- a CDS encoding CAP domain-containing protein produces MKKRFFAAVTSVVALFAFGPPVYAGTTYTVQPNDTLWKIAKSHGISLSSLIQANPQIKNPNVIWVGEKLQLPSSTASTTTGSLAQQYAVTVAQLVNQQRAKAGLKPLALNSKLSALAMQKAADMYQNHYFSHISPTYGSPFDMMQREGISFTYAGENIAEGQTTPQQVMNDWMNSPGHRANILNLHYDTIGVAYDHGIWVQEFIGHGY; encoded by the coding sequence ATGAAAAAACGGTTTTTTGCTGCCGTCACTTCCGTCGTTGCCCTTTTCGCATTTGGGCCCCCTGTCTATGCGGGGACGACATATACCGTTCAACCGAACGATACGCTGTGGAAAATCGCCAAGAGTCATGGCATTTCCTTGAGTTCCCTAATTCAAGCCAATCCGCAAATCAAGAATCCGAACGTCATCTGGGTCGGTGAAAAACTTCAGCTCCCCAGTTCAACCGCATCGACCACAACAGGTTCCTTGGCGCAACAGTATGCTGTGACGGTTGCGCAACTGGTGAATCAACAGCGCGCCAAGGCGGGACTGAAGCCGCTTGCGCTCAACAGCAAACTTTCCGCGCTGGCCATGCAAAAAGCCGCTGATATGTACCAAAATCATTACTTCAGTCACATCTCCCCGACGTATGGTTCACCGTTTGACATGATGCAACGAGAAGGGATTTCCTTCACCTATGCCGGGGAAAACATTGCGGAGGGTCAAACCACGCCGCAACAGGTGATGAACGATTGGATGAACAGCCCAGGACATCGCGCCAACATTTTGAACCTCCATTACGACACCATCGGCGTTGCATATGACCATGGTATATGGGTACAGGAGTTCATCGGACACGGATATTAA
- a CDS encoding OsmC family protein, whose translation MRVTTTWHGKRHFTAVGASGHEVSIDAKPDVGGEDKGSRPMELLLMGLTGCTGIDVTMILERMRQPLERLDIEAVGVRREEYPQAFTEIHLTYRMTGDVQPAKAWRAIQLSEEKYCSASASLKARIVPHLVLNGQEVPNPGPEAGAEGDLPD comes from the coding sequence ATGCGCGTGACGACCACTTGGCATGGAAAACGCCACTTCACGGCGGTCGGCGCTTCGGGGCATGAGGTGTCCATCGACGCGAAACCGGACGTGGGGGGCGAGGACAAGGGCAGCCGTCCGATGGAACTGTTGCTGATGGGGCTGACTGGCTGCACCGGTATTGACGTCACGATGATTTTGGAACGCATGCGCCAGCCGCTCGAGCGCCTGGATATCGAGGCGGTGGGCGTACGGCGCGAGGAGTACCCGCAGGCGTTTACGGAGATCCACCTGACCTATCGCATGACCGGGGATGTGCAGCCGGCCAAGGCTTGGCGGGCGATCCAACTGAGCGAGGAGAAATACTGCTCGGCCTCCGCGTCCCTGAAAGCGCGCATCGTGCCGCATCTGGTGCTCAACGGCCAGGAAGTGCCGAACCCTGGGCCAGAAGCCGGTGCGGAGGGTGACCTCCCGGATTAA
- a CDS encoding phosphatase PAP2 family protein, producing MRVEPPAGTCGGWRRAGDEARSGIGDGPWADRIDHAVTRRLVPLWRRWPGLNAAMAVAARVTPVVMLALMAMASFGWPAGIPAAKTGTSALAGVAAAVAARLLNEPISRWVDRPRPFETAGFAPLVGHAGGQAFPSNHATGAFALAVSFVHVPAYGPVLLALAVLLCVSRVYCGLHHLTDVLGGALHGALAGALAAWLAGGPSG from the coding sequence ATGCGGGTTGAGCCGCCGGCCGGAACCTGCGGTGGATGGCGGCGAGCCGGGGACGAGGCGCGGAGCGGCATCGGGGATGGACCGTGGGCCGACCGGATCGATCACGCGGTCACCCGCCGACTCGTGCCGCTGTGGCGGCGATGGCCCGGGCTGAATGCGGCGATGGCGGTGGCCGCCCGTGTCACACCTGTCGTGATGCTGGCCCTGATGGCGATGGCGTCCTTCGGTTGGCCAGCGGGCATTCCGGCTGCAAAGACGGGTACGTCCGCCCTGGCGGGCGTGGCGGCGGCCGTTGCGGCTCGTCTGCTCAACGAACCCATCTCCCGGTGGGTGGACCGGCCGCGCCCGTTTGAGACCGCCGGGTTTGCGCCGCTGGTCGGGCACGCCGGGGGGCAGGCGTTCCCGAGCAATCATGCCACCGGGGCGTTTGCCCTCGCGGTCAGTTTCGTCCACGTGCCGGCCTACGGGCCGGTGCTGCTGGCGCTGGCGGTGCTCCTTTGCGTCTCGCGCGTGTACTGCGGGCTGCACCACCTGACGGACGTGCTGGGTGGCGCGCTGCACGGCGCGTTGGCGGGCGCCCTGGCGGCGTGGTTGGCGGGGGGCCCGTCCGGTTAG
- a CDS encoding cupredoxin domain-containing protein, whose amino-acid sequence MGARAFAVCLCAAAVTALSGPLAPVRAQVSVQVTLRDTGINPPQFTARLNQPVNLTIVNRGTKTHNLVIPDFYIFTPNLAPGERATASFTPDRRGRFPYYSDTGGRPEPGLRGTLTVR is encoded by the coding sequence ATGGGAGCAAGAGCCTTCGCAGTATGTCTGTGCGCTGCGGCCGTGACCGCTCTGTCCGGACCTCTCGCCCCGGTGCGGGCACAGGTGTCGGTGCAGGTGACGCTGCGCGACACCGGGATCAATCCGCCGCAGTTCACGGCCAGACTCAATCAACCAGTAAACCTCACGATTGTGAACCGGGGCACCAAGACGCACAACCTCGTCATCCCCGATTTCTACATCTTCACCCCCAATCTGGCGCCTGGCGAGCGGGCGACAGCGTCCTTTACGCCCGACCGGCGCGGTAGATTTCCCTATTATTCCGACACCGGGGGCCGGCCGGAGCCGGGTCTGCGCGGCACGTTGACGGTCCGCTGA
- a CDS encoding C40 family peptidase, giving the protein MKTRFKVIAGGLVGASAVLIGATEVWHHLRQPAVPQSSDSNVSIQLVSSTPVNSLQQNQQQDGKQNPQQMQRQNQVYSVVQQMLQAPATASMDASAFVQSVYAKVGVQLPRTIAEQAQTGTLINRPTDLATGDLVFFHLDNTNSAPTFDGIYLGDNQFAALTTHGLKVIPLNDPYWSDKFLYGRRVL; this is encoded by the coding sequence GTGAAAACCCGTTTCAAAGTGATTGCCGGTGGACTTGTGGGCGCGTCCGCCGTCTTGATTGGCGCAACCGAGGTGTGGCACCATCTGCGGCAGCCTGCCGTACCACAGTCATCCGATTCAAACGTGTCCATTCAGCTCGTATCCTCCACCCCCGTGAACTCCTTGCAGCAAAACCAGCAGCAAGATGGGAAGCAAAACCCGCAGCAAATGCAACGGCAAAACCAGGTGTATTCCGTGGTCCAGCAGATGCTGCAAGCGCCCGCGACAGCCTCGATGGATGCGTCCGCGTTTGTACAGTCTGTGTATGCCAAGGTGGGCGTGCAACTGCCGAGGACGATCGCCGAACAAGCGCAAACCGGGACCCTCATCAACCGCCCAACCGATCTCGCAACAGGAGACCTGGTCTTCTTTCACCTCGACAACACCAACAGCGCTCCAACATTTGACGGAATTTACCTCGGCGACAACCAATTCGCGGCCCTGACCACCCACGGTCTGAAGGTCATCCCCCTCAATGATCCGTACTGGTCGGACAAATTTCTGTACGGCCGGCGTGTGCTGTGA
- a CDS encoding GNAT family N-acetyltransferase — protein sequence MKIYPIRPAEHSDIDSIASVALESWKYTYGSIYPEDVIHQFVARAYSAENLTGSIDRDSARSKRLFCVALDTDGQIVAFSHTVPEPNSDTSFELVRIYALPRTHGTGVGTALLNYLFENVPSLTQLTAWVEQDNTIGRRFYERHGFKVIDEKEDDFFGHKTVLLKYRLQRNPGELATAGFARPSA from the coding sequence ATGAAAATCTATCCAATCCGCCCAGCCGAACACAGCGACATTGACTCGATTGCATCCGTCGCACTGGAGTCCTGGAAATACACCTATGGTTCTATCTACCCAGAAGATGTGATCCATCAATTTGTTGCGAGAGCATATTCTGCTGAAAACTTGACGGGCTCCATCGACAGGGATAGCGCACGCTCCAAAAGGCTCTTCTGTGTGGCTCTCGACACGGACGGACAAATCGTTGCTTTCTCCCATACGGTTCCTGAACCGAATAGCGACACGTCTTTTGAACTGGTAAGAATCTACGCATTGCCACGGACTCATGGAACGGGTGTCGGAACGGCATTGCTCAACTACCTGTTTGAAAATGTACCGAGCCTCACCCAATTGACTGCATGGGTTGAACAAGACAACACTATCGGAAGAAGGTTTTATGAGCGACACGGCTTCAAGGTCATAGACGAGAAAGAGGACGATTTCTTTGGGCATAAGACTGTACTTCTAAAGTATCGTCTTCAAAGAAATCCTGGCGAACTGGCGACAGCCGGCTTCGCGCGACCAAGTGCTTGA
- a CDS encoding 2'-5' RNA ligase family protein, translating into MHAIVSLLDEHHYQHVENLWSELRNQFGLNGIYKTPYPHFSYHIARQYDFQRIGDELKRLSREIPPFTVRTCGLGIFTGADPVLYVPVVRSSLLDSIHRTLLTRISDAADEASPYYGPDQWIPHITIAQWNLDENVLAKVVAHLYDRNFYWTIRVNNFAIIQDDGKRPFIKNRFDYAPQEGEGTP; encoded by the coding sequence ATGCACGCAATTGTGTCATTGTTGGATGAACACCACTATCAACATGTGGAGAATCTTTGGTCCGAGTTGCGTAATCAATTCGGATTGAATGGAATCTACAAGACTCCGTATCCGCACTTCTCTTATCACATTGCGAGGCAGTATGATTTTCAAAGGATCGGAGATGAACTGAAGCGCCTGTCCAGGGAGATCCCACCCTTCACGGTTCGTACATGCGGATTGGGTATCTTCACGGGTGCGGATCCAGTATTATACGTGCCCGTCGTAAGGTCCAGTCTGTTGGACAGCATACACAGAACTCTCTTGACGAGAATCTCTGACGCCGCGGACGAGGCATCTCCATATTATGGGCCTGATCAATGGATACCCCACATCACAATCGCCCAATGGAATTTGGATGAGAATGTACTTGCAAAGGTTGTCGCTCATTTGTACGATCGCAACTTTTACTGGACGATCCGAGTAAACAACTTCGCCATCATCCAAGACGACGGCAAGCGTCCATTCATCAAGAACCGCTTCGATTATGCACCACAGGAAGGTGAGGGCACACCGTGA
- a CDS encoding histidine triad nucleotide-binding protein, whose translation MSDCIFCKIVAGELPSNTVFENDHVLAFHDIRPQAPVHVLIIPKRHIPSAHALTAEDAAVLGEIHQAARQVAEQLGVAEKGYRLVTNVGFHGQQTVPHLHYHLLGGRQLQWPPG comes from the coding sequence ATGAGCGACTGCATCTTCTGCAAGATCGTGGCTGGCGAACTCCCCTCGAACACCGTATTCGAGAACGATCACGTGCTCGCCTTCCACGACATCCGCCCGCAGGCCCCGGTGCATGTGCTGATCATCCCGAAACGGCACATCCCGTCGGCCCACGCCCTGACGGCGGAGGACGCGGCCGTCCTCGGCGAGATCCACCAGGCCGCCCGGCAAGTCGCCGAGCAACTCGGCGTGGCCGAAAAAGGATACCGCCTCGTGACCAACGTTGGGTTCCACGGCCAGCAGACGGTTCCCCACCTGCATTACCACCTGCTCGGCGGACGCCAGCTCCAATGGCCTCCCGGTTAA
- a CDS encoding DNA polymerase III subunit alpha, whose product MFLHLHCHSCFSFLDGAAGVEALVAQAALLGMKAIALTDHNTIAGLPSFHKWAAAYGVKPISGAEITLEDGSHLTVLAETRTGYANLCRLLTLAHAGQERRRDPRVPEHELLAHGEGLIVLSGCRRGRLARHLLRGEDDAAERLARVYRDAFPGAYFIELQADGYPGTDRLNRRRVALAEALGIPVVATGDVHHVHPEQFALHDVLTCIRLGCDIHTPHPERPLNHTRWLFSAGEAERRFAGLPPEALANTLAIAERCEVVLPQGVSLFPRYRLPEGWRHPHGLLRHLVWRGARERYGRIDAALRHRIEHELGIIERLGYTDYFLAVWDIVDFARRHRIRCAGRGSAADSAVAYCLYITDVDAAGRGLLFERFMSLERAEKPDIDIDFDSRRRDEVMDYVYRKYGADHVARVATYQTFRGRSAVRDIGAALGLPEALLDALAKRVPWAAHADRLEGLFERLPELREVSQYQRQLRWLWRLAAQAAGFPRHFGMHLGGVVISARPLMEVTSLQPSAKGEWMTPFDKEGVEDVGLVKLDLLSLRTMAAIEDTVVLRERQGHRLDYDRIPLDDRETFAMLGNGETIGVFQLESPAQRALQARLKPEGLEDIVASVALIRPGPIKGNMVDPFLLRRHGQAPITYLHPKLEPILGKTYGVVLFQEQVIEIATEIAHFTPGEADQLRRVMSRARSAAEMERIGQQFLEKAEAAGVDPAVAQTIFSYIQGYASYGFCEAHAAAFATTAYKTAYLVCHFPAEFYASILNQYPMGYYPVHVVCAEARRRGIRVLGPDVNRSTWACQVEDGAIRLGFCRIHGFREAVAEALCEARDRDGPFESALDLLRRVPQVDRLTAENLVRVGAFDALHPSRRAALWALPVWLGERSADAPWWDASFGAESEPDGIGLPGDDLSLAAKLMDEYRLLGVGISGHWLDLYRPELERTGHVTAREVESLPDGSIVRVAGLVVRPHRPPTRSGKTVVFFTLEDETGFVDVTMFESVYQSCGAMLFTPYGRLAGVAGEVQRRGGTKPQVVASAVWPLT is encoded by the coding sequence ATGTTCCTCCACCTGCACTGCCATTCCTGCTTTTCCTTCCTCGACGGGGCGGCGGGGGTGGAGGCATTGGTGGCGCAGGCGGCGCTGCTGGGCATGAAGGCCATCGCCCTCACGGATCACAACACCATCGCGGGATTGCCCAGTTTCCACAAGTGGGCCGCCGCATACGGCGTGAAGCCCATTTCCGGGGCGGAGATCACGCTGGAGGACGGATCGCACCTCACGGTGTTGGCCGAGACCCGGACGGGGTACGCCAACCTGTGCCGGCTGCTCACCCTGGCGCACGCCGGGCAGGAGCGCCGGCGCGATCCGCGGGTCCCCGAGCACGAGCTGCTGGCCCATGGGGAAGGCCTGATTGTGCTCTCCGGCTGCCGCCGCGGGCGATTGGCCCGCCACCTGCTGCGCGGCGAGGACGATGCGGCGGAGCGGCTGGCCCGCGTGTATCGCGACGCGTTTCCGGGGGCATATTTCATCGAGCTGCAGGCGGATGGTTACCCGGGGACGGATCGCCTCAACCGGCGCCGGGTCGCCTTGGCGGAGGCACTCGGCATCCCGGTCGTCGCCACCGGCGATGTCCACCACGTACATCCGGAACAGTTTGCATTGCACGATGTGCTCACCTGCATCCGGCTCGGTTGCGACATCCACACGCCGCACCCCGAGCGGCCTCTCAACCACACCCGTTGGCTGTTTTCCGCCGGCGAAGCCGAGCGGCGCTTCGCCGGATTGCCGCCAGAAGCCCTCGCCAACACGCTGGCGATCGCGGAGCGCTGCGAAGTGGTCCTGCCGCAGGGGGTGTCCCTGTTTCCCCGCTACCGGTTGCCGGAGGGCTGGCGCCATCCGCACGGGCTGTTGCGCCATCTGGTGTGGCGGGGGGCGCGGGAGCGGTACGGGCGCATCGACGCCGCACTGCGCCATCGGATCGAGCACGAACTGGGGATCATCGAGCGGCTCGGCTACACGGATTACTTTCTCGCCGTCTGGGACATTGTGGATTTCGCCCGCCGTCACCGCATCCGCTGCGCCGGGCGCGGATCGGCGGCTGACTCGGCGGTGGCGTACTGCCTGTACATCACCGACGTCGACGCGGCCGGGCGCGGGCTGTTGTTCGAACGGTTCATGTCGCTCGAGCGGGCGGAGAAGCCGGACATCGACATCGACTTCGACAGCCGCCGCCGCGACGAGGTGATGGATTACGTGTACCGCAAATACGGGGCCGATCACGTGGCGCGCGTCGCGACCTACCAGACGTTCCGCGGCCGTTCGGCGGTGCGCGACATCGGCGCCGCGCTCGGGCTGCCGGAGGCCCTGTTGGACGCGCTGGCCAAGCGGGTGCCGTGGGCGGCCCACGCCGATCGCCTGGAGGGATTGTTCGAGCGGCTGCCGGAGCTGCGGGAAGTCTCCCAGTACCAGCGGCAATTGCGCTGGCTGTGGCGGCTGGCGGCGCAGGCGGCCGGCTTCCCGCGCCACTTCGGGATGCACCTGGGCGGCGTGGTGATCAGCGCCCGGCCGCTGATGGAGGTGACGTCGCTGCAGCCGTCCGCCAAAGGGGAGTGGATGACCCCGTTTGACAAGGAGGGCGTCGAGGACGTCGGGCTCGTCAAGCTGGACCTTTTGTCGCTGCGCACGATGGCGGCCATCGAGGATACGGTGGTGCTGCGCGAGCGGCAGGGCCATCGGCTCGACTACGACCGCATCCCGCTCGACGACCGGGAGACGTTCGCGATGCTCGGCAACGGTGAGACCATCGGCGTGTTCCAGCTCGAGAGCCCGGCCCAGCGGGCCCTGCAGGCGCGCCTGAAACCGGAGGGGCTGGAGGACATCGTCGCCAGCGTCGCCCTCATCCGGCCCGGCCCCATCAAGGGGAACATGGTCGATCCGTTCCTGCTCCGCCGCCATGGCCAGGCGCCCATCACCTACCTGCATCCGAAACTGGAGCCCATCCTCGGCAAGACGTACGGGGTGGTGCTGTTTCAGGAGCAGGTGATTGAAATCGCGACCGAGATCGCGCACTTCACCCCGGGCGAGGCGGACCAGCTGCGCCGGGTGATGAGCAGGGCCCGCTCGGCGGCGGAGATGGAGCGCATCGGACAGCAATTTCTCGAGAAGGCAGAGGCGGCCGGCGTCGATCCAGCGGTGGCCCAGACCATCTTCTCCTACATCCAGGGCTACGCCAGCTACGGGTTCTGCGAGGCACACGCGGCGGCCTTCGCCACCACCGCCTACAAGACCGCGTACTTGGTCTGCCACTTTCCGGCTGAGTTTTACGCGTCCATCCTCAATCAGTACCCGATGGGCTACTACCCGGTGCACGTCGTCTGCGCCGAGGCCCGCCGGCGCGGCATCCGCGTGCTGGGGCCGGACGTGAACCGCAGCACCTGGGCATGCCAGGTGGAGGACGGTGCGATTCGGCTCGGGTTTTGCCGCATCCATGGGTTTCGCGAGGCGGTCGCCGAGGCGCTGTGTGAGGCGCGGGATCGAGACGGGCCGTTTGAATCCGCCCTCGACCTTTTGCGCCGCGTCCCGCAGGTGGACCGTCTGACGGCGGAGAACCTGGTCCGGGTGGGCGCGTTCGACGCGCTGCATCCGTCGCGCCGGGCGGCGTTGTGGGCGCTGCCGGTGTGGCTCGGGGAGCGGTCGGCGGATGCGCCGTGGTGGGATGCATCGTTCGGGGCGGAGAGCGAACCGGACGGGATAGGCTTACCCGGCGACGATCTGTCCCTTGCGGCGAAGCTGATGGACGAATACCGTCTGCTCGGGGTGGGCATCTCGGGCCATTGGTTGGATCTTTACCGGCCCGAGCTGGAGAGAACCGGGCATGTGACGGCGCGGGAGGTGGAGTCGCTGCCGGACGGCAGCATCGTGCGGGTGGCGGGCTTGGTGGTGCGGCCGCACCGGCCGCCGACGCGGAGCGGCAAGACGGTGGTGTTTTTCACGTTGGAGGACGAGACGGGATTTGTCGACGTGACGATGTTCGAATCGGTCTACCAGTCGTGCGGGGCGATGCTGTTCACGCCATACGGCCGGTTGGCCGGCGTGGCGGGGGAGGTGCAGCGGCGCGGCGGGACGAAGCCGCAGGTGGTCGCGTCGGCCGTGTGGCCGCTGACATGA
- a CDS encoding TRAP transporter large permease, producing MATWILIGSFVLGVLLRVPVALALVISSFLTGWYLGVPLEVVGQRMLSGINSWSLLAIPLFILAGEIMGEGGLSQRIIDFSNLLVGRLRGGLALVNVVACMFFGGITGSAVADASSIGSIMIPMMRQKGYDKDYAVGVTITGSIQGLIVPPSHNIILYALVAGGVSINALFAAGIVPGILLCLALMGLSYAMAVRRGYPKEVLPPVCEWPRIVVQGLLSLTVAFIIIGGILFGVFTANESAAIAVVYAFILVFIGFRSASLRQMHQVLVATFYRLSAVLFLICASAAFSWFLSYLQIPDQVMRALTSVSNNRYVVLLLINLILLLLGLMMDMAPLILIATPILLPVVTHFGMDPVQFGIVMMLNLGIGLLHPPVGSVLFVGCTIGEISVERMTIAMIPFLLLLFAVLMVITYVPAVTLTLPHLLPHA from the coding sequence ATGGCCACGTGGATTTTGATCGGCAGCTTTGTCCTGGGTGTGTTGCTGCGGGTGCCCGTCGCTCTGGCGTTGGTCATCTCCTCCTTCCTCACGGGCTGGTATCTCGGGGTCCCGCTCGAAGTGGTGGGCCAACGCATGCTCAGCGGCATCAATTCTTGGTCGCTTCTGGCGATCCCGCTGTTCATCCTCGCCGGCGAAATCATGGGTGAGGGTGGGTTGTCCCAGCGGATTATCGACTTTTCGAACCTGTTGGTCGGACGTCTGCGCGGTGGACTGGCCCTTGTGAATGTCGTTGCGTGCATGTTCTTCGGAGGCATCACAGGGTCTGCCGTAGCGGATGCGTCCTCCATCGGTTCCATCATGATCCCCATGATGCGTCAAAAGGGCTATGACAAGGATTACGCGGTCGGCGTGACCATCACGGGTTCCATCCAGGGTTTGATCGTCCCGCCGAGCCACAACATCATCCTGTACGCTCTGGTGGCTGGAGGCGTATCGATCAATGCGCTGTTTGCGGCAGGAATTGTCCCCGGCATTCTGCTGTGCCTGGCCCTGATGGGATTGAGCTACGCGATGGCGGTGCGGCGGGGATATCCGAAGGAGGTGCTGCCTCCGGTTTGTGAGTGGCCGCGCATCGTGGTGCAAGGACTCCTGTCGCTTACGGTAGCGTTCATCATTATCGGCGGCATTCTGTTCGGGGTGTTCACCGCCAACGAATCGGCTGCAATCGCGGTGGTATACGCGTTCATCCTGGTGTTTATCGGCTTTCGAAGTGCTTCGTTGCGCCAGATGCATCAAGTGTTGGTCGCGACGTTTTACCGGTTGAGCGCCGTCCTGTTTTTGATCTGTGCTTCCGCGGCTTTCTCGTGGTTTCTGTCGTATTTGCAGATTCCAGATCAGGTGATGAGGGCCCTCACCTCTGTGTCCAACAATCGGTATGTGGTTCTCCTTCTCATCAATCTCATCCTGCTGTTGTTGGGATTGATGATGGACATGGCACCGTTGATCCTCATCGCGACGCCCATTCTGTTGCCGGTGGTGACGCACTTCGGAATGGATCCGGTGCAGTTCGGGATTGTCATGATGCTCAACTTGGGCATCGGTTTGCTCCACCCGCCGGTGGGCAGCGTTCTCTTTGTGGGCTGTACGATCGGTGAGATCTCCGTCGAGCGGATGACCATTGCCATGATTCCGTTCTTGCTGTTGCTTTTCGCAGTGCTGATGGTGATCACGTACGTACCGGCGGTCACTCTGACACTGCCGCATCTGTTGCCGCACGCGTAG
- a CDS encoding phospholipase D-like domain-containing protein, which yields MAFGVLALAAGCLPAVQPGASQRHAPAPVTEAGMTLVWEADVKTQALALIRESRRICHLDIYELSDPDILAALADARHRGVDVRVVVDATEQHSQEEGVPYLRRNGVPVESLRIPRGISHIKMLVADGGVLIGGMNFGTGSWDNNDASVVIAQPNDSFDALFRWDWQRASGEPAAAPAVKAPLVDERKVEQHVVDAIRSARQSVAMEAFVLSDWAVIDALTAAAKRGVTVEVLLDPGQSQNRKTADTLRKAGAVVRFYKPYGEEWMHAKMVDVDHGRVFLIGSANFSHQAYTYNHEGDVELHQVPSFARSLEEDLADEMTRGTVYPARRSGQGGDGDAG from the coding sequence ATGGCGTTCGGGGTGCTGGCACTGGCAGCCGGGTGCCTGCCCGCCGTCCAGCCCGGTGCATCGCAGCGCCACGCACCGGCACCGGTCACCGAGGCCGGGATGACCCTGGTCTGGGAAGCGGATGTGAAGACCCAGGCACTCGCGCTCATCCGCGAAAGCCGCCGCATCTGTCATCTGGATATCTACGAACTGTCCGATCCGGACATCCTCGCGGCCCTGGCCGACGCCCGGCACCGCGGCGTGGATGTCCGGGTGGTCGTGGACGCGACGGAGCAGCACAGCCAGGAGGAGGGGGTCCCGTACCTGCGCCGGAACGGGGTCCCTGTCGAATCCCTGCGCATCCCGCGCGGTATCTCGCACATCAAGATGCTGGTGGCGGACGGCGGGGTCTTGATTGGCGGGATGAACTTCGGAACAGGGAGCTGGGACAACAACGACGCCTCTGTCGTGATCGCGCAGCCGAATGATTCTTTTGACGCGCTCTTTCGCTGGGACTGGCAGCGGGCGTCCGGCGAACCGGCCGCAGCGCCTGCCGTGAAGGCTCCGCTCGTCGACGAGCGCAAGGTGGAGCAGCACGTGGTCGACGCCATCCGGAGCGCCCGCCAGTCGGTGGCGATGGAGGCGTTCGTCCTGTCGGACTGGGCCGTCATCGACGCGTTGACGGCGGCAGCGAAGCGAGGGGTCACCGTCGAGGTCCTGCTCGATCCGGGCCAATCGCAAAACCGCAAGACCGCGGACACCCTCCGCAAGGCGGGCGCAGTGGTGCGGTTTTACAAGCCGTACGGGGAGGAGTGGATGCACGCCAAGATGGTCGACGTGGATCACGGCCGGGTATTTCTCATCGGAAGTGCCAACTTCAGCCACCAAGCCTACACGTACAACCACGAAGGCGATGTGGAACTGCATCAGGTGCCGTCCTTCGCCCGGTCGCTGGAGGAGGACCTGGCCGACGAGATGACTCGCGGGACGGTCTATCCCGCGCGGCGCTCCGGACAAGGGGGAGACGGCGATGCGGGTTGA